The Aureispira anguillae genome contains a region encoding:
- a CDS encoding helix-turn-helix domain-containing protein: MKRFRQIIKEKRAEKKLYLREVSALMNIDQAILSKFERGERKPSKEQVIKFANLFDLNQEELLISWYSDNIVNALANEKNAIKILQLAEQKVKYLKSNK; the protein is encoded by the coding sequence ATGAAACGATTTAGACAGATTATAAAAGAAAAGAGAGCGGAAAAAAAGTTGTACCTTCGAGAAGTTTCTGCTTTAATGAACATAGATCAAGCTATACTCAGTAAATTTGAAAGAGGGGAAAGAAAACCATCAAAAGAACAGGTAATTAAATTTGCCAATCTTTTTGATTTAAACCAAGAAGAACTCCTTATATCTTGGTATAGTGACAATATTGTAAATGCTTTGGCAAATGAAAAAAATGCCATAAAGATACTACAACTCGCAGAACAAAAAGTAAAATACTTAAAGAGCAATAAATAG
- a CDS encoding glycosyltransferase family 2 protein, giving the protein MNSINNHNLVSVIIPAYKAGDYIEETIRGVLAQTHRNFELIIVDDGSPDHQAQIIEPLAASDTRIQYIKQKNGGVSSARNHGYQCSKGDYLAFLDADDIWLPQNLEKKLAKFATDPALGLVHSDMAIMDGKSQLTGETKSGKEGYILDDLLSWNGTCVPTPSSILVKRTVVETVGGFDLALSNAADQEFFFRVAQKYKIGRVPEVTWWYRVHDNNMHSNIPVMEKDALLAYQRAEEHQLFKSKSFRNFCFANMYMIMGASWWGDGNNKKKGLQYLLKAIWTYPPALSKVAKKLFS; this is encoded by the coding sequence ATGAACTCAATCAACAATCATAATTTAGTTTCTGTAATTATTCCTGCATATAAAGCAGGAGACTATATAGAAGAAACCATTCGGGGAGTATTGGCTCAAACACATCGTAATTTTGAGTTAATTATTGTAGATGATGGATCTCCTGACCACCAAGCTCAAATCATTGAACCGCTTGCTGCTTCAGACACACGCATACAATACATCAAACAAAAAAATGGAGGTGTTTCTTCTGCTAGAAATCATGGTTACCAATGCTCCAAAGGTGATTATCTAGCCTTTTTGGATGCCGACGATATTTGGTTGCCTCAGAACTTGGAGAAAAAATTGGCAAAGTTTGCCACAGATCCAGCTCTTGGTTTGGTGCATTCTGATATGGCTATTATGGATGGAAAATCTCAATTGACTGGCGAAACCAAAAGTGGAAAAGAAGGGTATATCTTGGATGATTTATTGTCTTGGAATGGAACCTGTGTTCCGACTCCAAGTAGTATTCTAGTCAAACGAACGGTTGTCGAAACAGTTGGTGGTTTTGATTTGGCCTTATCCAATGCCGCAGATCAAGAATTTTTCTTTAGGGTTGCCCAAAAATATAAAATTGGACGAGTACCAGAAGTTACTTGGTGGTATCGTGTTCATGATAATAATATGCACAGCAACATTCCTGTTATGGAAAAAGATGCCTTATTAGCTTATCAACGTGCGGAAGAACATCAGTTGTTCAAATCCAAATCGTTTAGAAATTTTTGTTTTGCCAATATGTATATGATTATGGGAGCATCCTGGTGGGGAGATGGCAACAACAAAAAAAAGGGGCTACAATACTTATTAAAAGCAATTTGGACTTACCCACCTGCCCTATCTAAAGTAGCTAAAAAATTATTCTCTTAG
- a CDS encoding NAD-dependent epimerase/dehydratase family protein, whose product MTIAIIGATSFLGKTLISELKERNHQLHLFSRTNSFQFMPTAQWHPYNYPLTPLDTAVLMDFDLIFYCAGAGIQPRHKDNDQTIYELNAFEPIRLITKLKEADYKGKLVTFGSYFEIGNHSEERLYTEKELVAHNNPLPNTYCTAKNLLTRFIDLELRKEQALPYCLQHFILTNIYGATENDNRLIPYIVQSSIKQEALNFTSGEQQRQYTHIRDITQFLFQTLENKESGIFNLTNSQTISVRDMIEKVLHIIQGELDIQPQVTFGTVNKRDVSMKYLGLNTSHLQNCFNFAPKISLEQGIKEYINLYAQIS is encoded by the coding sequence ATGACTATTGCTATTATAGGAGCGACTTCTTTTCTAGGCAAAACCCTTATTTCTGAATTAAAAGAACGTAATCATCAATTACATCTATTTAGTAGAACCAACTCTTTTCAGTTTATGCCTACTGCACAGTGGCATCCTTACAACTACCCACTCACCCCTTTAGATACCGCTGTTTTAATGGACTTTGATTTAATCTTTTATTGTGCAGGAGCAGGCATTCAACCACGGCACAAGGATAATGATCAGACCATTTATGAGTTAAATGCATTTGAGCCTATCCGATTGATAACAAAACTAAAAGAAGCAGATTATAAGGGCAAACTAGTTACCTTTGGTTCTTATTTTGAAATTGGGAATCACTCCGAAGAACGCCTCTATACTGAAAAAGAACTGGTTGCTCATAACAACCCACTCCCGAACACCTATTGCACAGCCAAAAATCTCTTAACTCGATTTATAGATTTAGAACTAAGAAAAGAACAGGCACTTCCCTATTGTTTACAGCATTTTATCTTAACAAATATCTATGGAGCTACAGAAAATGACAATCGCCTAATTCCTTATATTGTTCAAAGCAGTATAAAACAAGAGGCACTAAATTTTACTTCAGGAGAACAACAACGCCAATATACCCATATTAGAGATATTACCCAGTTCCTTTTCCAAACACTAGAAAACAAAGAATCAGGCATATTTAACCTTACTAATAGCCAGACAATTAGTGTGCGAGATATGATAGAAAAAGTTCTTCACATTATTCAAGGAGAATTAGATATTCAGCCTCAAGTTACGTTTGGAACCGTCAACAAAAGAGATGTCAGTATGAAATACTTAGGCTTAAATACATCCCATCTACAAAATTGTTTTAATTTTGCACCGAAAATAAGCCTAGAACAAGGCATCAAAGAATACATAAATTTGTATGCGCAGATAAGCTAA
- a CDS encoding DNA cytosine methyltransferase — protein MKKNLLSLFSGCGGMDIGFEGGFKIPKSTLNTKVHKNWIEKEDDFYYYLKETSFETKFSNDISSHAKVAWNDYFSRKKGAKVDEIFRVESIVDIVKKYHQGEKVFPKNIEIVTGGFPCQDFSVAGKRKGFNSHKDHNGQLIKHETPTEETRGKLYMWMKEVIEIVSPKIFIAENVKGLANLGQVKEIIQSDFSEINGDGYLVLAPKVLHAGNFGIPQSRERIFFIGFKKSALTPIALKALSKKEIKEPHSPYPIATHRLNGEMHYSSIEKLMLPFTKCKTVLLDLFEPDASSDLSQKHFSKAKFMGRHCQGQKEVDLERLAPTIRAEHHGNIEFRRLLIENGGKYNEEFDMGKKERRLTLRECARIQTFPDDFNFVIPTNEGRRKFSLSPSQGYKLVGNAVPPLLAYHIAKKIESNWAFYFNS, from the coding sequence ATGAAAAAAAACTTATTATCACTATTTTCTGGATGTGGTGGAATGGATATTGGATTTGAAGGAGGTTTTAAAATACCAAAAAGCACGCTCAATACAAAAGTCCATAAAAACTGGATTGAAAAGGAAGATGACTTTTATTATTACTTAAAAGAAACCTCTTTTGAAACAAAATTCTCTAATGATATAAGTTCCCATGCTAAAGTTGCTTGGAATGATTACTTTTCAAGAAAAAAAGGAGCAAAAGTAGATGAAATTTTTAGAGTTGAGAGTATTGTTGACATCGTAAAAAAATATCATCAGGGCGAAAAGGTATTCCCTAAAAATATTGAAATTGTTACTGGTGGCTTTCCTTGTCAAGATTTTAGTGTTGCAGGAAAAAGAAAAGGTTTTAATTCTCATAAAGACCACAATGGTCAACTCATTAAACATGAAACTCCAACAGAAGAAACTAGGGGGAAGTTATACATGTGGATGAAAGAAGTCATAGAAATTGTATCTCCTAAAATTTTTATTGCAGAAAATGTAAAAGGACTTGCTAATTTAGGGCAAGTAAAGGAAATAATACAATCTGATTTTTCTGAAATAAACGGGGATGGCTATCTAGTACTAGCCCCCAAAGTTTTACACGCTGGAAATTTTGGAATTCCTCAATCAAGAGAAAGAATTTTCTTTATTGGATTTAAAAAATCTGCATTAACTCCAATAGCTCTGAAAGCATTATCAAAAAAAGAAATTAAAGAACCCCATAGCCCATACCCTATTGCTACTCATAGGCTAAATGGAGAAATGCATTACTCCTCCATTGAAAAACTGATGCTACCTTTTACAAAATGTAAAACTGTCTTATTGGATCTCTTTGAACCAGATGCAAGCAGTGATTTATCTCAAAAACATTTTTCAAAAGCTAAATTTATGGGTAGGCATTGTCAAGGTCAAAAAGAAGTAGATCTTGAGCGATTAGCTCCTACGATTAGAGCTGAACATCATGGAAATATTGAATTTAGAAGACTCTTAATAGAAAATGGTGGAAAATATAATGAAGAATTCGACATGGGTAAAAAGGAAAGAAGATTAACTTTACGAGAATGTGCTAGAATTCAAACATTTCCTGATGATTTTAATTTTGTAATCCCAACTAATGAAGGCAGAAGGAAATTTTCATTAAGTCCTTCTCAAGGCTATAAACTTGTAGGAAATGCAGTCCCTCCTCTTTTAGCTTATCATATTGCAAAAAAAATTGAATCTAATTGGGCTTTTTATTTCAATTCATAA
- a CDS encoding glycosyltransferase family protein, translated as MESSTKKPSVIICASHSFKDPLFNGLMYQYILGHQKAEAQKYRYHIVTEEQKAYALSPQEQQSIQEKLAQQDIFWHPMPYRGGKFILFKKLWNFIGLFFKIWGIKRKEQAKVIVGFLAIAGGYAYIISRILRFKLMVFCFEPHSLYMKEFGIWSERSLKYKILNKIEHLQATQADYVTGPTIHTIELLKKWNSKAQLFRVPISVDTEKFTFSATDRQRIRNQYKIPSDRYLMLYLGKFNGIYYNEKEVAAFCKRLVDFDPKILIFTISPTPSETIEQAYLEAGLQASDFIVLNKIPYDEIEGYISACDMGMVAIPPLDSQKYRTPVKIGNYLACGIPFLLNRGIADDDIMAEEENVGVVFESLDAKDFGQPLAKLRAFMDEEPTSLQKRCRAAALKHRGIQNSVTVLQQMIDEVY; from the coding sequence ATGGAGTCATCAACAAAAAAACCTTCTGTCATTATCTGTGCTTCTCATAGCTTTAAGGATCCATTGTTTAATGGCTTGATGTATCAATATATTTTGGGGCATCAAAAAGCAGAAGCTCAAAAATATCGCTACCATATTGTTACCGAAGAGCAAAAGGCTTATGCACTCTCTCCCCAAGAACAGCAATCCATTCAAGAAAAATTAGCTCAACAGGATATTTTCTGGCATCCGATGCCTTATCGTGGAGGCAAATTTATTTTATTTAAAAAGCTCTGGAATTTTATTGGGCTATTTTTTAAAATTTGGGGCATCAAACGAAAAGAGCAAGCCAAAGTTATCGTTGGTTTTTTGGCCATTGCAGGAGGCTATGCCTATATTATTTCACGCATCTTGCGCTTCAAACTTATGGTTTTTTGTTTTGAACCGCATAGTTTGTATATGAAAGAGTTTGGGATTTGGTCGGAGCGTTCCCTCAAGTATAAAATTCTAAATAAAATAGAACATTTGCAGGCCACTCAGGCAGATTATGTTACAGGGCCAACAATTCATACGATAGAACTCTTAAAAAAATGGAACTCTAAAGCCCAATTATTTCGGGTTCCTATTAGTGTAGATACAGAAAAATTCACCTTTTCGGCAACCGACCGACAACGCATCCGCAACCAATATAAGATTCCTTCTGATCGATATCTAATGTTGTATTTAGGAAAATTTAATGGCATTTATTATAACGAAAAAGAGGTGGCCGCATTTTGCAAGCGTTTGGTTGACTTTGATCCGAAAATTCTAATTTTCACCATTTCTCCAACACCATCTGAAACGATAGAACAAGCTTATTTAGAAGCAGGGCTTCAAGCTTCTGATTTTATCGTGCTAAATAAAATTCCCTACGATGAAATTGAAGGATATATTTCGGCTTGCGATATGGGAATGGTAGCGATTCCTCCATTGGATTCGCAAAAATACCGTACACCTGTTAAGATAGGTAACTACTTGGCTTGTGGCATTCCATTTCTCCTCAATAGAGGTATTGCTGACGATGATATTATGGCAGAAGAAGAAAATGTAGGTGTTGTTTTTGAAAGCTTAGATGCCAAAGATTTTGGGCAACCATTGGCTAAATTACGTGCCTTTATGGATGAAGAACCAACAAGTCTGCAAAAGCGTTGTAGAGCCGCTGCACTTAAACACCGAGGCATTCAAAACTCCGTAACGGTATTGCAGCAAATGATTGATGAGGTTTATTAG
- a CDS encoding nucleotide sugar dehydrogenase, which translates to MYQQLVNKEKKIAIIGLGYVGLPIALAFARKVSVIGFDINAQRVEMMKQNIDPSKELEASAFEGCDIQFTADIEDLKEANFFVVAVPTPIDSSRTPNLKPLLGASNTVGQVLKKGDYVVFESTVYPGCTEEDCLPILEELSGLTLGTDFKIGYSPERINPGDKERTIEKIVKVVSGSDADALENIAKVYELIIEAGVHRATSIKVAEAAKVIENTQRDLNIALMNELSIIFDKMDIPTMDVLKAAGTKWNFLKFYPGLVGGHCIGVDPYYLTFKAQKLDYNPQVILSGRRINDNMSSHVATKLVQLLLQEGKDLKAANVLVMGVTFKENVSDIRNSKVADVVAALKDFSVNVDAVDPYASSEEVEQEYGFSLIAAPNKKYDAVIIAVAHEAYKTLDAAYFESISNGQPILVDLKNLYSKERMKDFIVWSL; encoded by the coding sequence ATGTATCAACAGCTCGTAAATAAAGAAAAAAAAATAGCCATTATTGGATTGGGCTATGTTGGTTTGCCGATTGCTTTGGCTTTTGCTAGAAAAGTATCGGTTATAGGGTTTGATATCAATGCGCAACGTGTTGAAATGATGAAACAAAATATTGATCCCTCCAAAGAATTAGAAGCTAGTGCTTTTGAAGGTTGTGACATTCAATTTACGGCTGATATTGAAGATCTAAAGGAGGCTAATTTCTTTGTGGTTGCTGTTCCAACTCCAATTGATTCTTCTCGTACCCCTAACCTCAAACCATTGTTGGGGGCGTCTAATACCGTTGGACAAGTGCTAAAAAAAGGAGATTATGTGGTGTTTGAATCTACAGTATATCCTGGTTGTACCGAAGAGGATTGTTTGCCAATTTTGGAAGAATTATCTGGTTTAACGTTAGGAACAGATTTTAAAATCGGATACTCTCCCGAACGCATTAACCCAGGGGATAAAGAACGCACCATTGAAAAAATTGTAAAGGTAGTATCGGGCAGTGATGCAGATGCCCTAGAAAATATCGCCAAAGTATATGAATTAATTATTGAGGCGGGGGTGCATCGAGCTACTAGTATTAAAGTTGCAGAAGCAGCAAAAGTGATCGAAAATACACAGCGTGACCTTAATATTGCTTTGATGAATGAATTGTCTATCATTTTTGATAAAATGGACATCCCTACAATGGATGTGTTAAAAGCTGCTGGAACAAAATGGAATTTCTTAAAGTTTTACCCAGGTTTGGTGGGGGGACATTGTATTGGCGTTGATCCATATTATTTGACATTCAAAGCGCAAAAATTGGATTATAACCCACAAGTAATCCTTAGTGGTAGACGTATTAATGATAATATGTCTTCTCATGTTGCTACTAAGTTAGTACAGCTCTTGCTACAGGAAGGCAAAGACCTAAAAGCAGCAAATGTACTTGTTATGGGGGTTACTTTTAAAGAAAATGTCTCTGATATTAGAAACTCTAAAGTAGCTGATGTGGTCGCAGCACTCAAAGATTTTTCGGTTAATGTTGATGCAGTTGATCCCTATGCATCATCTGAAGAGGTAGAACAGGAGTATGGTTTTAGCCTAATAGCTGCTCCCAATAAAAAATATGATGCTGTGATTATTGCAGTAGCGCATGAGGCTTACAAAACCTTAGACGCAGCCTATTTTGAATCCATTAGTAATGGTCAACCCATCTTAGTTGATTTGAAAAATTTATACTCAAAAGAAAGAATGAAAGACTTCATTGTTTGGAGTTTGTAA
- a CDS encoding NAD-dependent epimerase/dehydratase family protein, whose translation MAKVFVTGGTGFMGSHIVELLLQQGHDITVLTSSSSIHPNIQHLQTKINIVRGNFGNYQLVLQALKQTDIIIHIAWTTVPKTASENPIYDAQSNIIGSIHLLEAAVQAKVKKVIFVSTGGALYGVPLYTPIDEQHPIRPISAYGISKMAFERYLHFFYQNKGLDYSIFRIANAYGTRQNLTKNQGVIGIWLQKIMQNQTIEIWGDGEVVRDYVYVTDVAQSIVNSLEYKGTPKIFNIGSGLGYSLNEILAVCKKVSQKNPNINYLEGRSFDVPVNILSIQRAQQILNWQPEVSIETGIEQTWNWLLEQQ comes from the coding sequence ATGGCAAAAGTATTTGTAACAGGCGGAACAGGTTTTATGGGGTCTCACATTGTAGAACTTTTGCTGCAACAAGGGCACGATATTACGGTATTGACCTCCAGCTCTAGTATCCACCCCAATATTCAACATCTACAAACGAAAATCAATATTGTTCGGGGCAATTTTGGCAACTATCAATTGGTTCTACAAGCGTTGAAACAGACGGATATCATCATTCATATTGCATGGACTACCGTTCCTAAAACCGCTTCGGAAAATCCTATTTATGATGCGCAAAGCAACATCATAGGCAGTATTCATTTGTTAGAAGCAGCCGTTCAAGCCAAGGTTAAGAAAGTCATCTTTGTCTCTACGGGTGGTGCCTTATATGGGGTTCCGCTTTATACCCCTATTGATGAGCAACATCCTATTCGTCCCATCTCGGCTTATGGAATTTCAAAAATGGCATTTGAACGTTATTTGCATTTTTTCTATCAGAATAAGGGCTTAGATTATTCTATTTTTAGAATTGCCAATGCCTATGGAACTCGCCAAAATCTAACCAAAAACCAAGGGGTAATTGGCATTTGGCTACAAAAAATCATGCAAAATCAAACCATTGAAATTTGGGGAGATGGCGAGGTTGTTCGAGATTATGTTTATGTTACAGATGTTGCACAAAGCATTGTTAATAGTTTGGAATACAAGGGAACACCTAAAATTTTTAACATTGGCTCTGGTTTAGGATATTCCCTCAATGAAATTTTAGCAGTGTGTAAAAAAGTAAGCCAAAAAAATCCTAACATTAATTATTTAGAGGGGCGTAGTTTTGATGTCCCTGTTAACATTCTTTCGATCCAACGAGCACAACAAATCCTAAACTGGCAACCTGAGGTCTCAATAGAAACGGGAATTGAACAAACTTGGAACTGGTTATTGGAACAGCAATAA
- a CDS encoding glycosyltransferase — protein MSAKKRYRILITSNEPWGDIWFSKQHYANELAKLGHEVFFLNAPNYWSARMALSNKVQIEKISKNLSVVNYHNPLPLRGFKKMALWLNDKINEKKIYLALPPSDLPILWWKFDPFRFAYLSKQWRNSSITELYHITDPFDHIFSDSLLAQKAQLVVTVLRRYQEYYAALNQKPVLYIPHGISADEFHIDEQINTSFTQYQGSILKIGTINDYYNIQLLIDIATHFNDKKLVVVGPNKLTIPQKQQQFQQLKKLANVVITGPQKATMLKYYVHNAAVCIVPYDFQIESLKGTPLKVLNYLAQGKVSITSIATDLEHLLGKGLIKSDQKDHFIASIANVLNGKIKVDQIYLNNFFNTVSYPVLIEKIFHELNQQS, from the coding sequence ATGAGTGCAAAAAAACGATATAGGATATTAATTACATCCAATGAGCCTTGGGGAGACATTTGGTTTTCAAAGCAACATTATGCCAATGAATTAGCTAAATTGGGGCATGAAGTTTTTTTTCTAAATGCTCCTAACTATTGGTCTGCTCGTATGGCTTTATCCAATAAAGTTCAAATAGAAAAAATCAGTAAAAACTTATCTGTTGTTAACTATCATAATCCGCTTCCTTTAAGAGGATTCAAAAAGATGGCACTGTGGTTAAACGACAAAATTAATGAAAAAAAAATATACCTAGCACTCCCCCCCTCTGACTTACCCATTCTTTGGTGGAAATTTGACCCTTTTAGATTTGCCTATTTGAGTAAGCAATGGCGTAATTCGTCCATTACAGAGTTATATCATATTACAGACCCCTTTGATCATATTTTTTCAGACTCCTTGTTGGCCCAAAAAGCTCAATTGGTAGTTACTGTATTAAGACGTTACCAAGAATATTATGCTGCACTCAATCAAAAACCAGTGCTTTATATTCCACATGGTATCAGTGCAGATGAATTTCATATTGACGAGCAGATCAATACTTCATTTACCCAATATCAAGGCTCCATTTTAAAAATAGGGACTATTAATGATTATTATAACATTCAATTATTAATAGATATTGCTACTCATTTCAACGACAAAAAACTAGTAGTAGTTGGCCCTAATAAATTAACAATTCCGCAGAAACAACAACAGTTTCAACAATTAAAAAAATTAGCCAATGTAGTTATCACAGGACCACAAAAGGCGACCATGCTCAAATATTATGTCCACAATGCTGCGGTTTGTATTGTTCCCTATGACTTTCAGATAGAATCACTAAAAGGCACACCATTAAAAGTCCTAAATTATTTAGCCCAAGGCAAAGTTAGCATTACATCTATTGCTACAGACTTAGAACATTTGTTAGGGAAAGGCTTAATAAAGAGTGACCAGAAGGATCACTTTATAGCGAGTATAGCCAATGTTCTCAATGGAAAAATTAAGGTTGATCAGATATATTTAAATAATTTTTTTAATACGGTAAGTTATCCTGTGCTAATAGAAAAAATATTCCATGAACTCAATCAACAATCATAA
- a CDS encoding dTDP-4-dehydrorhamnose 3,5-epimerase family protein, protein MEQTNTLLEDVLVIKSPAFFDQRGGFIKLFNQQATVLEHYEIKQVNFVQNKEKGIIRGLHYQTGAFAESKFFRVLRGSIQLAFVDLRTSPLDYKKASTITLDKPDMGVLIPKGFATGYLTLEANTDVLYYSDNIYEPSSEKGIRWDDPLFKIQWLTFNPDLSQKDRAWPNMNNTNEQ, encoded by the coding sequence ATGGAACAAACTAATACCTTGTTAGAGGATGTTTTGGTCATCAAAAGCCCAGCTTTTTTTGACCAAAGAGGTGGTTTTATAAAGTTATTTAACCAACAAGCAACGGTCTTAGAACACTATGAAATCAAGCAGGTCAATTTTGTTCAAAACAAAGAAAAAGGCATCATCAGAGGCTTGCATTATCAAACGGGAGCTTTTGCCGAATCTAAGTTTTTTAGAGTACTTCGAGGAAGCATTCAATTGGCATTTGTCGATCTAAGAACAAGCCCTCTTGATTATAAAAAAGCAAGCACCATTACCTTAGATAAGCCCGATATGGGCGTATTGATCCCCAAAGGCTTTGCAACAGGATACCTTACCTTAGAAGCCAATACAGATGTATTGTATTATTCGGATAATATCTATGAACCATCCTCTGAAAAAGGCATTCGTTGGGATGATCCTTTGTTCAAAATACAGTGGTTAACCTTCAACCCTGACTTATCGCAAAAAGATAGAGCTTGGCCTAATATGAACAATACAAACGAACAATAA
- a CDS encoding glycosyltransferase family 2 protein: protein MLIDILIPTYNRGNDVLSNLKELQQEIATYNLWDQVQVIISDNCSPDNTAALIELFSKEKDERFILQYYRNDSNIGLEPNALAVLSKASSPFVLFLGDDDFLAKGYLQYCYESIQKHANLGCIIPGIVSIFKDNSTKDVRGNAPEKVFEAGFDAVLECSHWGHQMSGILCKRDGLVDSYLSQEEYRTPYLFLYFTAYSLSLHTGIYNPQYKTRVNNFNEKDWGYNEVGLLDEVYKCYYYFKNTFSEEQITSLLIRFTRLHSYRLAFSSKNLSNIYTQYKFLQKITPKLKSFKRELRKLFIKDTIRAFIGKKGA from the coding sequence ATGCTCATTGATATTCTAATTCCTACTTATAACAGAGGAAATGATGTTTTGTCTAATTTAAAAGAACTGCAACAGGAAATAGCAACCTATAATCTTTGGGATCAAGTTCAAGTAATTATTTCAGACAATTGTTCTCCTGATAATACCGCAGCTCTTATTGAGCTTTTTAGCAAAGAAAAAGACGAACGTTTTATCCTTCAATATTATCGAAACGACTCTAACATTGGTCTAGAACCCAATGCCTTGGCGGTGTTATCTAAAGCTAGCAGCCCATTTGTTTTGTTTCTTGGGGATGATGATTTCTTGGCAAAGGGCTATCTTCAGTATTGTTATGAATCGATCCAAAAACATGCTAATTTAGGCTGTATTATTCCTGGAATTGTGTCTATTTTTAAGGATAATTCTACAAAAGATGTACGAGGAAATGCTCCCGAAAAAGTATTTGAAGCAGGGTTTGATGCAGTACTAGAATGTTCTCATTGGGGGCATCAAATGTCAGGAATCTTATGCAAGCGAGATGGCTTAGTGGACTCCTATTTAAGTCAAGAGGAATATAGAACTCCTTATCTTTTTTTATACTTTACTGCTTATTCTTTATCCTTGCATACAGGCATTTACAATCCTCAATACAAGACTAGAGTTAACAATTTTAATGAGAAAGATTGGGGATACAATGAGGTTGGCTTATTAGACGAAGTGTATAAATGTTATTACTACTTTAAAAATACCTTTTCTGAAGAACAAATCACAAGCCTACTCATTAGATTTACTCGATTGCATTCTTATCGACTAGCTTTCTCCAGCAAAAATCTGAGCAACATTTATACGCAATACAAGTTTTTGCAAAAGATCACACCAAAACTTAAATCGTTTAAACGTGAATTAAGAAAGTTATTTATCAAAGATACAATTAGAGCCTTTATTGGCAAAAAAGGAGCATAA